ATCGTCTGCCAGGGTTCGTTCTGCACGGTCAACGCATTGTAGAACTCCACGGTGATCTGGTCGGACCCGGCCCCCGATTCGGCCCGCACGTGCGCGGTGCCGGTGGACATGCCGGATGTGAGGTGGATGCGGGCCGCGCCATCGGTCGTCGTGGCCACCGCAATCGTCCCGCCGTTGAGCGTGCCCAAGTCCGTGGAGAACGTTACCAGCGTCCCGTCGGCGACCGGGTTGCCGAATCGGTCCGCGACGTGCGCGACCAGTTCCGCGCTGTAGCCGCCCACGGCGATGCGAGGCCGGTCGCTGGACAGGGCCAACGTCGCGGGCGCATCGGGCACGAACGTAACGTACACGGCGCGGTAGGCGGATGCGCCCGAGCGCACCCCTACCGTCGCCGTCCCCGCCCGTGTGGACGAGCGAAGGGTGGCGAACGCCTGGCCGCCCGCGGTGGTCGTGCTGACGCTGGGCTGGCCGTTGAAGTCCCCCAGGTCTGTGGTGAACGTAACGGGCGTGCCGTCGGCGACCGGGTTGCCGAATCGGTCGGTGATGCGCGCCCTTACCTGCGTTGTCGCGCCGCCCACGGACACAATCGGCGGGGCCGCGTCGCCGCTGATGGCCGCGGGGGGGCCGGGGACGAACTGGATGCGGATGGCGTCCGAATCGCCCACGACCTGCGCGCGGACGGTCGCCGTAGCCACCTGCGTGCTGGACAGAAGGTAGGCCTCCGCCTCCCCGTTGACGGTTCCGGTGATGTACGTTGTGCCCGTGCCGAAGGAGCCGTGGTCGGTCTCAAAGGTTACCACCGTCCCGTCGGGCACCGGATTGGAGTTGTTGTCCGTTACGATGGCGACAAGCCTGGCGCGCTGGCCGCCCACTTCCACCGCCGTGGGGTCCGCGCCCAGCCGCACCGTGGCGGGGGACCCGCCGGTGGACGTTGCGGTGAACCGCACGGGCGAACCCTTCGCGCCAGGGACGGAGGCGGTGATTTGATACAGCCCCACCTGGGGGCCGAAGGTGAACGTGGTGCTGGCCAGCCCGGCGGCATTTGTAACGGCGACGGGGTTGGAGAACTGGTACCCTTGCGCGCCGGCGGGGCCGCTTTCCACGGCGAATTGCACCGGCACGCCCGCCACGGGGTTGCCGCAGGCGTCGCGCACCCGCACGACGAGCGGGTTGGGCAGGCTGGAGCCCACCTGCGCCGCCTGCCCGTCGCCGGAAACCAGGGCCAGGCTGTCCGCCGGGTTCAACTGCGCGTAGCCGATGGCATAGGCGCTCTGCCCCTGAAGCCCCACCCGCCACATCTTGTAGAAGGCGGCTGGCCCCTTGCCGTCAAACTGCTCGGCGTGGAACACCACCGCGGGGGCGAAGTTGCCGTTGGCATTCCAACTGCCTGGCGCACCCCTTCGCCCCGCGCCCCAGATGGGCGCGCTGCCGCCGAGCCGAGTCCAGTTGACCAGGTCGGTGGAGATGGCGGTCCCGATGCCTTCCGTTACCGAGGTCTGCCCGCCGGAATACCACAGGCGATACACGCCATCGCCGCCCAAGATGACGCTGGCCAGGCCCACTTGGCCGCTGTCCCACGCGCCCGCGGGGCCTGGGCCGAACACCGGCGCGCCCGTGCCGCTCCACAGCAGGCCGTCGGCCGAATACGCCAGGCCGAGCCTGCGCGTGCTGCCGTCGGTGGCGTCGTAGAGCATCACGAACCGATAGTTGCGGGGGTCGGTTCCGCTGTTCGGGGCCGATGGGTTGTACAGCACCGCGGACGGCCCCAGCGTCCCGCGGTTCCAGCCCGCCGTGCCGATGACCAGCGGGTTGGCGGCGTCTTGGGCAATGGCCTGGTCGTTGCTCCACGCCAGGCCGTTGTCGGACTCGGCGTAGCGGATGGCCGATGGCAGGAAGGTGATGGTGGAATCTCGGTACCAGATGCGGAAGGGCGCGCCCCCGCCAAATCCGCCCGGGTCGTACAGCACGCGGCCCTGGCGGGCGTTTCGCAGGCCGGTTACCAGGCCCTTCTGCAGCCAGGCGATGCCGTCATACGACTCGGCGTAGGCGATGCCCGCAGCCGTGGAGTACCACATGCGGTAGGGCGTGCTCCACGCCGGGTTGAACAGCACCGACGGCGCGGCGGTGTCGCCATCGGCGATGGTGAAAACGGGATTGGGCGTCGGCTCTTGCCACGTCTGGTAGCCGCACGGCGCGAAGAAGACCTGGCCGGAGACGCTTATGCCGCGCACTGTGTCGCTGACCACGACCGTCGCCGTGCCGGGCGTGCCGTCGGCGTACAGTTTGGCCGACGCCACGCCGTCCTGCGCCGTTGTCGTGTACTCGTTCGTGCCGCTGATGAAATGCCCCAGGTTGGTTCGGAAGACGACCTCGCCGCCCTGGATGGGGCGCAACTGGATGTCGCGTAGCGAAGCCGTGAGCAGGCTGTATCCGCTCGTGTCCGCGCCGACGGAGGGAGGCTCGGCCCACACCGACAACAGGAGCACCGGGTAGGCATCCACCGCGTGGGCAAGCCCGTCCACGGCGTAGGGCGTGTCGCCGATGCCGTCGGCGTTCGCGTCCGGGCCGGAGTAGTCGTCCCAGAAGTTGCCCAGGCGGGTCGCGGCGCTGTACCAAACGTTGCCGGCGCTATCGTCCCGCGCGGGTCTCGCGTTGCCCGAGAATTGATTGCCGTACAGGGTGCAGTTGGTCGCGCTTTCTATGAGCAGGGCCGGCTCCGAGAAGGCGAAGCCGTTGCCGGTGATCCTGTTGTTGAGAATCCGAACCGACGAGAGAGGAGCGCCCACGAGGGCGATGCCCCGACGGCCGTTGCCGGTGATCGTCTGGGCGTCCACGGTGGAGCCGCTGGCGCCGCTCACCAGTCGGATGCCGTCGCCGGTGTTGTCCGCGATGGTGTTCTCGCGCAGGGTGTTGTTGGGGCCTGCCACCAGGATTGCGCCGGCCAGGTTGTTGTCGTGGATGCGGTTCTGGGTAATCGTGTTGCTCTCGGAACCGCCGATGATGGCGATGCCCCACTGGGCGGGGGCGTCGGCCTGGGCAATCTCGTTGTACGCGACCAGGCTGTACCTGCTCCGTTCCAGCGACAGGGCCGTTCCCTGAACCCGGAGGAACTGATTGAAGGACACGGTGGCGTTGTCGGTGCCCTGGATGTACACGCCTTCGCCGCCGATGTCGGCGATATCGTTGGCCAGGACGACCGTCTGCGTAGAGGCTGTGCCAAAGACCGCCTCGCCGAGGAAGCCCACGACGCGGGAGTTCCCAAATGTTGCGCGGTTGCCCGTGATGCGCACGCCCGTCGTGGCCACGCCTTCGTTGACGACGCCAACGCCGTCCACGACGACATCCGAGGCAGCCACGGTGATGGCCGTGCCCGACGTGGCGTAGAGGATGGTGGCGAAGCGCCCCTCGCCGCGCAGCCTCACGGGCTTGGTGATGGTGATGGGCGCGGCGTATCGGCCGCGGGCCACGATGACCTCCCCGCCGTCCGCGACGGCCGCCAGCGCCGGGGGTATGGACGCGAAGTGGGTGGTGCCCCAGCCGGGCGTCGCCGCCGAGTAGTCGTCGTCCACCCAGACTTGGGAGGGGGCCGCCGTCGTTACGCGGGCAAGCGGGAACGCCCAGGCCACCAGCAGCGCCACCATGCACACAACGCTGGCGACCACGTGTGCCCTTTTCCGCGCAGTAAGGGTGCGACTGTTTTCAGAATGGATGCATCCCACTTCTCTGGCCCCTGGAGCCGAATCTGGGCAAAGGCCCCAAATACAAGCGAACCAACCCTACGGATTCGCGCTATCCCGCAAGGTTGGTCTCCACGCGCAAGGCAGCAGCGAGGCGACGCCACCACGGCTGCCTTAGGGTGCCGCCACGATGATTTGCCGACGAGTCTGCCAAGCCGCGGGAGACTGACAGGGCACGCCGTT
The Chloroflexota bacterium DNA segment above includes these coding regions:
- a CDS encoding right-handed parallel beta-helix repeat-containing protein — its product is MVASVVCMVALLVAWAFPLARVTTAAPSQVWVDDDYSAATPGWGTTHFASIPPALAAVADGGEVIVARGRYAAPITITKPVRLRGEGRFATILYATSGTAITVAASDVVVDGVGVVNEGVATTGVRITGNRATFGNSRVVGFLGEAVFGTASTQTVVLANDIADIGGEGVYIQGTDNATVSFNQFLRVQGTALSLERSRYSLVAYNEIAQADAPAQWGIAIIGGSESNTITQNRIHDNNLAGAILVAGPNNTLRENTIADNTGDGIRLVSGASGSTVDAQTITGNGRRGIALVGAPLSSVRILNNRITGNGFAFSEPALLIESATNCTLYGNQFSGNARPARDDSAGNVWYSAATRLGNFWDDYSGPDANADGIGDTPYAVDGLAHAVDAYPVLLLSVWAEPPSVGADTSGYSLLTASLRDIQLRPIQGGEVVFRTNLGHFISGTNEYTTTAQDGVASAKLYADGTPGTATVVVSDTVRGISVSGQVFFAPCGYQTWQEPTPNPVFTIADGDTAAPSVLFNPAWSTPYRMWYSTAAGIAYAESYDGIAWLQKGLVTGLRNARQGRVLYDPGGFGGGAPFRIWYRDSTITFLPSAIRYAESDNGLAWSNDQAIAQDAANPLVIGTAGWNRGTLGPSAVLYNPSAPNSGTDPRNYRFVMLYDATDGSTRRLGLAYSADGLLWSGTGAPVFGPGPAGAWDSGQVGLASVILGGDGVYRLWYSGGQTSVTEGIGTAISTDLVNWTRLGGSAPIWGAGRRGAPGSWNANGNFAPAVVFHAEQFDGKGPAAFYKMWRVGLQGQSAYAIGYAQLNPADSLALVSGDGQAAQVGSSLPNPLVVRVRDACGNPVAGVPVQFAVESGPAGAQGYQFSNPVAVTNAAGLASTTFTFGPQVGLYQITASVPGAKGSPVRFTATSTGGSPATVRLGADPTAVEVGGQRARLVAIVTDNNSNPVPDGTVVTFETDHGSFGTGTTYITGTVNGEAEAYLLSSTQVATATVRAQVVGDSDAIRIQFVPGPPAAISGDAAPPIVSVGGATTQVRARITDRFGNPVADGTPVTFTTDLGDFNGQPSVSTTTAGGQAFATLRSSTRAGTATVGVRSGASAYRAVYVTFVPDAPATLALSSDRPRIAVGGYSAELVAHVADRFGNPVADGTLVTFSTDLGTLNGGTIAVATTTDGAARIHLTSGMSTGTAHVRAESGAGSDQITVEFYNALTVQNEPWQTIICAGRPLRFTITVENTGDTILTNLLVRDILPNGSFFSAGGSSPGAQIFSDREVGWIVETLDAHSRLTLYLEVSTALYLTEGTTITNTVRVRANEAPEALSYSEVLVQCAAQQTPSPTPTRTASPTRTASPTPSPTRTPTPTATPSPTAMPSPTATATPTRTPTANPVPTSTRVPTRYRLGLPFIRVGKP